The following are from one region of the Achromobacter xylosoxidans genome:
- a CDS encoding NAD(P)H-dependent oxidoreductase, which yields MNLYRLLKQREADHKPLRVALLGAGKFGAMFMSQAPRTPGMRLVAVADLVPDRARAALTRVGWPATALNAASTNDALKNGKVYFCDDPHAVIASPDVDIVIDATGQAAAGISHVLACCEYGKHIIMVNVEADALAGPLLARRAREAGIVYSLAYGDQPALICEMVDWARASGFEVMAAGKGTKYLPEFHTSTPDTVWPYYGFTAEMVAAGDFNAQMFNSFLDGTKSAIEMAAVSNATGLLPSPSGLHFPPCGVDDLARVLRPRESGGILHHRGQVEVISSLERDGRPVFRDLRWGVYVTLAADSDYVRRCFKEYGLVTDPSGNYTAMYKPYHLIGLELGISVASVGLRREPTGAPAGWHGDVVATAKRDLPAGQILDGEGGYTVYGRLMPARDSVDEGYLPLGLSHQVKLKNPVRQSQAIRWADVEYDERSTAVQFRREMEQTFA from the coding sequence ATGAATCTGTACCGTCTTCTGAAGCAGCGTGAAGCCGATCACAAGCCCTTGCGTGTTGCACTGCTGGGCGCCGGAAAGTTCGGCGCAATGTTCATGAGCCAGGCCCCGCGCACGCCCGGGATGAGGCTGGTCGCGGTCGCCGATCTGGTACCCGACCGGGCCCGCGCGGCGCTTACCCGCGTCGGCTGGCCCGCCACGGCACTCAATGCCGCCAGCACCAATGATGCGCTGAAGAACGGCAAGGTCTATTTCTGCGACGACCCCCACGCCGTGATCGCCAGCCCCGATGTCGATATCGTCATCGACGCCACCGGCCAGGCCGCCGCCGGCATCAGCCATGTGCTGGCCTGCTGCGAATACGGCAAGCACATCATCATGGTCAACGTCGAGGCCGACGCGCTGGCCGGCCCGCTGCTGGCGCGGCGCGCACGCGAAGCCGGCATTGTCTATTCGCTGGCCTACGGCGACCAGCCCGCCCTGATCTGCGAAATGGTGGACTGGGCCCGCGCCAGCGGTTTCGAGGTCATGGCCGCGGGCAAGGGCACCAAGTACCTGCCGGAATTCCATACCTCCACGCCGGACACCGTCTGGCCCTATTACGGCTTCACCGCCGAGATGGTCGCGGCCGGCGACTTCAACGCGCAGATGTTCAACAGCTTCCTCGACGGCACCAAGAGCGCCATCGAGATGGCCGCGGTTTCCAACGCCACCGGGCTGCTGCCCTCGCCGTCCGGCCTGCACTTCCCGCCCTGCGGCGTGGACGATCTGGCGCGCGTGCTGCGGCCGCGCGAAAGCGGCGGCATCCTGCACCACCGCGGTCAGGTCGAGGTGATTTCCTCGCTGGAGCGCGACGGCCGCCCGGTGTTCCGCGACCTGCGTTGGGGCGTGTACGTGACACTGGCCGCCGACAGCGATTACGTGCGCCGCTGCTTCAAGGAATACGGCCTGGTCACGGATCCCAGCGGCAACTACACCGCCATGTACAAGCCCTATCACCTGATCGGGCTGGAGTTGGGCATCAGCGTGGCCAGCGTCGGTTTGCGGCGCGAACCCACCGGCGCGCCCGCCGGCTGGCATGGCGACGTCGTCGCCACCGCCAAGCGCGACCTGCCGGCCGGACAGATCCTGGACGGCGAAGGCGGCTACACGGTGTACGGCCGGCTGATGCCGGCCCGCGATTCGGTCGATGAAGGCTATCTGCCGCTGGGCCTGTCGCACCAGGTCAAGCTGAAGAACCCGGTGCGTCAGTCCCAGGCGATCCGCTGGGCCGACGTGGAGTACGACGAAAGGTCCACGGCGGTGCAGTTCCGCCGCGAAATGGAACAGACCTTCGCCTAG